In the Ciconia boyciana chromosome 23, ASM3463844v1, whole genome shotgun sequence genome, one interval contains:
- the LOC140643121 gene encoding tubulin alpha-1C chain-like isoform X1 encodes MRECISVHVGQAGVQIGNACWELYCLEHGIQPNGTMPSDKTIGGGDDSFNTFFSETGAGKHVPRAVFVDLEPAVIDEVRNGTYKQLFHPEQLISGKEDAANNYARGHYTVGKEIIDLVLERIRKLSDQCTGLQGFLIFHSFGGGTGSGFTSLLMERLSVDYGKKSKLEFAIYPAPQVSTAVVEPYNSILTTHTTLEHSDCAFMVDNEAIYDICRRNLDIERPTYTNLNRLIGQIVSSITASLRFDGALNVDLTEFQTNLVPYPRIHFPLVTYSPIISAEKAYHEQLSVSEITNACFEPSNQMVKCDPRHGKYMACCMLYRGDVVPKDVNAAIAAIKTKRTIQFVDWCPTGFKVGINYQPPTVVPGGDLAKVQRAVCMLSNTTAIAEAWARLDHKFDLMYAKRAFVHWYVGEGMEEGEFSEAREDLAALEKDYEEVGTDSMDGEDEGEEY; translated from the exons ATG cgTGAGTGCATCTCAGTCCATGTTGGTCAAGCTGGTGTGCAGATTGGCAATGCATGCTGGGAGCTCTACTGCCTGGAGCATGGCATCCAGCCCAATGGTACCATGCCAAGCGATAAAACCATCGGTGGAGGTGATGATTCCTTTAACACGTTCTTCAGTGAGACTGGTGCAGGAAAACATGTCCCTCGTGCTGTGTTTGTGGACCTTGAACCAGCAGTCATAG ATGAAGTTAGGAATGGGACATACAAGCAACTCTTTCATCCTGAACAACTGATATCTGGTAAAGAAGATGCTGCAAATAACTATGCTCGAGGTCATTACACAGTTGGGAAAGAGATAATTGATCTAGTTCTAGAGCGTATCAGGAAACTG tctgATCAATGCACTGGCTTGCAGGGTTTCCTGATTTTCCACAGCTTTGGGGGAGGCACTGGCTCAGGTTTTACTTCTCTGCTGATGGAGCGCCTGTCAGTTGACTAtgggaaaaaatcaaaattggAATTTGCCATCTACCCTGCACCACAGGTCTCGACAGCTGTTGTTGAGCCGTACAACTCCATCCTGACTACCCACACCACTCTGGAGCATTCCGACTGTGCCTTTATGGTTGACAATGAGGCCATCTATGACATTTGCCGTAGGAACCTGGACATTGAACGCCCAACCTACACCAATCTCAATCGCCTCATTGGTCAGATAGTCTCTTCCATTACTGCTTCCCTCAGATTCGATGGTGCCTTAAACGTGGATCTTACTGAATTTCAAACTAACTTGGTGCCTTACCCTCGTATCCACTTCCCATTGGTAACATATTCCCCAATTATTTCGGCAGAGAAAGCCTATCATGAGCAACTCTCTGTGTCCGAGATAACCAATGCTTGCTTTGAGCCATCCAATCAGATGGTGAAGTGTGACCCTCGCCATGGCAAGTACATGGCCTGTTGTATGCTGTATCGTGGGGATGTTGTCCCCAAGGATGTCAACGCTGCTATTGCTGCTATCAAAACCAAGCGCACAATCCAGTTCGTGGACTGGTGCCCTACTGGTTTTAAG GTTGGCATCAATTACCAGCCACCAACGGTGGTTCCTGGTGGAGACCTAGCCAAAGTCCAGCGGGCAGTGTGCATGCTGAGCAACACTACAGCCATTGCTGAGGCATGGGCTCGTCTAGACCACAAGTTTGATCTGATGTATGCCAAACGTGCCTTTGTTCACTGGTATGTtggagaagggatggaggagggggagTTCTCAGAGGCTCGGGAAGATTTGGCTGCACTTGAGAAAGATTATGAAGAAGTGGGCACAGACTCAATGGATGGAGAAGATGAAGGTGAAGAAtattaa
- the RABIF gene encoding guanine nucleotide exchange factor MSS4, with protein MASGCAEMEPAAALPPSPPPAAAPGSAELVCAQGRNLKAVLCQRCGSRVLLPGAATFARRELLLPTMRKKAAAAAGGGGDVVREHWLVRDMFSFENVGFTRDVGNVKFLVCADCEAGPIGWHCLDDKDSFYVALERVAHE; from the exons ATGGCGTCGGGCTGCGCCGAGAtggagccggcggcggcgcttcctccttctccccctcccgccgccgcaCCGGGCTCGGCCGAGCTGGTGTGCGCGCAGGGCCGGAACCTGAAGGCGGTGCTGTGCCAGCGCTGCGGGTCCCGGGTGCTGCTGCCCGGCGCCGCCACCTTCGCCCGCCGTGAG ctcctcctgcccaccaTGAGGAagaaggcggcggcggcggcgggcggcggcggggacgtGGTGCGGGAGCACTGGCTGGTGCGCGACATGTTCTCCTTCGAGAACGTGGGCTTCACCCGCGACGTGGGCAACGTCAAGTTCCTGGTCTGCGCTGACTGCGAGGCGGGGCCCATCGGCTGGCACTGCCTCGACGACAAGGACAGCTTCTATGTGGCGCTGGAGCGCGTGGCCCACGAGTGA
- the LOC140643121 gene encoding tubulin alpha-1C chain-like isoform X2, whose protein sequence is MPSDKTIGGGDDSFNTFFSETGAGKHVPRAVFVDLEPAVIDEVRNGTYKQLFHPEQLISGKEDAANNYARGHYTVGKEIIDLVLERIRKLSDQCTGLQGFLIFHSFGGGTGSGFTSLLMERLSVDYGKKSKLEFAIYPAPQVSTAVVEPYNSILTTHTTLEHSDCAFMVDNEAIYDICRRNLDIERPTYTNLNRLIGQIVSSITASLRFDGALNVDLTEFQTNLVPYPRIHFPLVTYSPIISAEKAYHEQLSVSEITNACFEPSNQMVKCDPRHGKYMACCMLYRGDVVPKDVNAAIAAIKTKRTIQFVDWCPTGFKVGINYQPPTVVPGGDLAKVQRAVCMLSNTTAIAEAWARLDHKFDLMYAKRAFVHWYVGEGMEEGEFSEAREDLAALEKDYEEVGTDSMDGEDEGEEY, encoded by the exons ATGCCAAGCGATAAAACCATCGGTGGAGGTGATGATTCCTTTAACACGTTCTTCAGTGAGACTGGTGCAGGAAAACATGTCCCTCGTGCTGTGTTTGTGGACCTTGAACCAGCAGTCATAG ATGAAGTTAGGAATGGGACATACAAGCAACTCTTTCATCCTGAACAACTGATATCTGGTAAAGAAGATGCTGCAAATAACTATGCTCGAGGTCATTACACAGTTGGGAAAGAGATAATTGATCTAGTTCTAGAGCGTATCAGGAAACTG tctgATCAATGCACTGGCTTGCAGGGTTTCCTGATTTTCCACAGCTTTGGGGGAGGCACTGGCTCAGGTTTTACTTCTCTGCTGATGGAGCGCCTGTCAGTTGACTAtgggaaaaaatcaaaattggAATTTGCCATCTACCCTGCACCACAGGTCTCGACAGCTGTTGTTGAGCCGTACAACTCCATCCTGACTACCCACACCACTCTGGAGCATTCCGACTGTGCCTTTATGGTTGACAATGAGGCCATCTATGACATTTGCCGTAGGAACCTGGACATTGAACGCCCAACCTACACCAATCTCAATCGCCTCATTGGTCAGATAGTCTCTTCCATTACTGCTTCCCTCAGATTCGATGGTGCCTTAAACGTGGATCTTACTGAATTTCAAACTAACTTGGTGCCTTACCCTCGTATCCACTTCCCATTGGTAACATATTCCCCAATTATTTCGGCAGAGAAAGCCTATCATGAGCAACTCTCTGTGTCCGAGATAACCAATGCTTGCTTTGAGCCATCCAATCAGATGGTGAAGTGTGACCCTCGCCATGGCAAGTACATGGCCTGTTGTATGCTGTATCGTGGGGATGTTGTCCCCAAGGATGTCAACGCTGCTATTGCTGCTATCAAAACCAAGCGCACAATCCAGTTCGTGGACTGGTGCCCTACTGGTTTTAAG GTTGGCATCAATTACCAGCCACCAACGGTGGTTCCTGGTGGAGACCTAGCCAAAGTCCAGCGGGCAGTGTGCATGCTGAGCAACACTACAGCCATTGCTGAGGCATGGGCTCGTCTAGACCACAAGTTTGATCTGATGTATGCCAAACGTGCCTTTGTTCACTGGTATGTtggagaagggatggaggagggggagTTCTCAGAGGCTCGGGAAGATTTGGCTGCACTTGAGAAAGATTATGAAGAAGTGGGCACAGACTCAATGGATGGAGAAGATGAAGGTGAAGAAtattaa